A genomic stretch from Desulfotignum balticum DSM 7044 includes:
- a CDS encoding penicillin-binding protein 1A yields MRSVFKWAIVFVFICMLLTAGGLVGLYVYLSQDLPKINTLEDYQPATVSYVYSDDGRKIGEFYKERRVVIPLSDMPDNLINAFVAAEDSRFREHPGIDILSIFRAFVKNFQAGTITQGGSTITQQVTKSFLLTPERTYERKLKEAVLAYRIEKKFTKDQILYLYLNQIYLGHGAYGVESAAENYFGKHARELSLAECAMLAGLPQAPSRYSPFQFPERAKQRQIYTLNRMKEEGMISNMDVTKAIDMPLDIKPRKNWFIERVPFYTEHVRRYVEKKYGADALYNQGLQIHTAVNIEFQKMGRSAVQQGLLDLDRRMGYRGPSGQIPLSQIEAFCTQEAKKIPENLLTSGDIHTAVVLNVDDRNKKTEVRVGNFSGIIRLETMTWARRPNSKTAYYESKISAPSQVLKPGDIIQVQVASVPQDKDAYEFTLFQEPVAQAALLSIEAETGHVKAMIGGRDYSDSQFNRAYQSRRQPGSAFKPIVYAAALDKGYTPATVIMDSPVVYEDAQRDFTWKPQNYAETFYGPTLFREALVHSRNVVTIKILQDIGISYIIDYARKLGITSDISQDLSIALGSSGVSLLELVNAYAVFSNLGYFIEPVFITKIFDRHGNLLETSGLVRKKVIDMSTAYIMTHILESVVTSGTGKRVKALKRPVAGKTGTTNNLYDAWFLGYTPRYTTGVWVGLDQGGSLGKGETGSRTASPIWLDYMQQALEGKPIRTFTVPDGVVFAKIDAKTGLLPINESKNTVFECFKEGTVPTEYTPKPGAVTGTDDLFKQEF; encoded by the coding sequence ATGCGCTCTGTATTCAAATGGGCCATTGTTTTTGTGTTCATTTGCATGTTGCTGACCGCCGGTGGACTGGTCGGTCTTTATGTCTATCTGAGCCAGGACCTGCCTAAAATCAACACATTGGAAGATTATCAGCCGGCCACGGTGTCATACGTGTATTCGGATGACGGCAGAAAAATCGGTGAATTTTACAAGGAACGCCGGGTTGTCATCCCTTTGTCCGACATGCCCGACAATCTGATCAATGCGTTTGTGGCAGCGGAAGACTCCCGGTTCCGGGAACATCCGGGAATTGACATTCTGTCCATTTTCAGGGCGTTTGTCAAAAATTTTCAGGCCGGCACTATCACCCAGGGGGGGAGCACCATCACCCAGCAGGTCACCAAATCCTTTCTTTTAACACCGGAAAGGACCTATGAACGAAAACTTAAAGAAGCCGTTCTGGCCTACCGGATTGAAAAAAAATTCACCAAGGATCAGATTTTATACCTGTATTTAAACCAGATTTACTTAGGACATGGTGCCTATGGGGTCGAATCGGCGGCTGAAAATTATTTCGGAAAACACGCACGGGAATTGAGCCTGGCTGAATGTGCCATGCTGGCGGGTCTTCCCCAGGCACCCAGCCGCTACTCTCCGTTTCAATTTCCCGAGCGGGCCAAACAACGGCAGATCTATACTTTGAACCGGATGAAGGAAGAAGGCATGATATCCAATATGGATGTCACCAAAGCCATTGACATGCCGCTGGATATCAAACCGCGAAAAAACTGGTTCATCGAGCGGGTCCCTTTTTACACGGAACATGTCAGACGATATGTTGAAAAAAAATACGGCGCAGACGCGCTGTACAACCAGGGACTTCAAATTCACACGGCCGTGAATATCGAATTCCAGAAAATGGGCCGGAGTGCCGTTCAGCAAGGCTTGCTGGATCTGGATCGCCGTATGGGATACCGGGGCCCGTCCGGACAGATCCCCCTTTCTCAAATCGAGGCATTCTGCACCCAAGAAGCCAAAAAAATTCCGGAAAATCTGCTGACTTCCGGAGATATACATACGGCCGTGGTCCTGAATGTGGATGATCGCAACAAAAAAACCGAGGTCCGGGTGGGTAATTTTTCCGGCATCATCCGGCTTGAGACCATGACATGGGCGCGGCGGCCGAATTCGAAAACCGCGTATTATGAATCCAAAATATCCGCACCGTCTCAGGTGTTAAAACCCGGGGATATCATTCAGGTTCAGGTCGCATCCGTGCCACAAGACAAGGATGCGTATGAGTTCACCCTGTTCCAGGAACCGGTTGCCCAGGCCGCGCTCCTGAGTATTGAAGCGGAAACCGGCCATGTCAAAGCCATGATCGGTGGACGGGATTACAGTGACAGCCAGTTCAACCGGGCCTATCAATCCCGGCGGCAGCCCGGATCCGCGTTCAAGCCCATTGTCTATGCCGCCGCACTGGACAAAGGATATACCCCTGCTACCGTGATCATGGATTCACCGGTGGTATACGAAGATGCCCAAAGAGATTTCACCTGGAAACCCCAGAACTATGCAGAAACATTTTACGGCCCCACTCTGTTCAGGGAAGCCCTGGTGCATTCCAGAAATGTGGTCACTATCAAGATACTTCAGGATATCGGCATTTCTTATATAATTGATTATGCCAGAAAACTGGGGATTACTTCGGATATCAGTCAGGATCTGTCCATTGCCTTAGGATCTTCAGGTGTCTCGCTGCTGGAACTGGTCAATGCCTATGCCGTGTTTTCCAATCTCGGATATTTTATCGAACCCGTGTTTATCACCAAAATTTTCGACCGCCACGGCAATCTGCTGGAAACCTCCGGGCTGGTGCGCAAAAAAGTCATAGACATGAGCACCGCCTATATCATGACCCATATTCTGGAAAGTGTTGTTACCTCCGGCACCGGAAAGCGGGTCAAGGCTTTGAAACGGCCGGTGGCCGGAAAGACCGGTACCACCAACAACCTGTATGATGCCTGGTTTCTGGGATATACCCCGAGATACACCACCGGGGTATGGGTGGGGCTGGATCAGGGCGGATCGCTGGGGAAAGGAGAAACCGGTTCCAGAACCGCCAGTCCCATATGGCTGGATTATATGCAGCAGGCTTTGGAGGGAAAACCCATCCGAACCTTCACGGTTCCGGATGGGGTGGTATTTGCCAAGATCGATGCCAAAACCGGATTGCTGCCTATCAATGAATCAAAAAATACTGTTTTTGAATGTTTCAAAGAAGGGACGGTTCCCACGGAATATACGCCGAAACCGGGGGCAGTCACCGGCACAGACGATCTGTTCAAACAGGAATTTTAA
- a CDS encoding pyridoxal phosphate-dependent aminotransferase — translation MKPATRCEQIKPFIVMDVMEKIHQMEAAGIDVVHMEIGEPDFDVPECVNRATRAALDCHATSYTHSLGDIRLREAIAQYHKDTYGTSVDPGQILVTSGTSPAMLLLFSALVNPGDEVIVSDPHYACYANFIHYVQGVPVFVQVFEDEGFVFTPEAIEVRITSKTKAIFINSPSNPTGNVIPEDRMKEIVAVAEKHGLYIISDEIYHGLVYEGKEHSILEYTPHAFVLNGFSKLFAMTGLRLGYLIAPPAFVRALQVLQQNFFICANSVTQLAGVAALKEAENDTRKMKEIYNRRRLYMLQRLNDMGLEVKVPPTGAFYIFVNVKHISTDSYALAFDILEKAHIGVTPGVDFGANGEGYLRFSYANSMENLTLGMDRMASYLATVS, via the coding sequence ATGAAACCAGCCACACGGTGTGAACAGATCAAACCGTTCATCGTCATGGACGTGATGGAAAAGATTCATCAGATGGAGGCCGCAGGGATCGATGTGGTCCACATGGAGATCGGTGAACCGGACTTTGATGTGCCTGAATGTGTGAACCGGGCGACCCGGGCCGCCCTGGACTGCCATGCCACCAGCTATACCCACAGCTTAGGCGATATCCGGCTGCGGGAAGCCATTGCCCAGTATCACAAAGATACCTATGGCACGTCCGTGGATCCGGGACAGATTCTGGTGACCTCTGGGACATCTCCTGCCATGCTGCTGCTTTTTTCCGCGCTGGTGAATCCCGGCGATGAAGTGATCGTGTCTGATCCCCATTATGCCTGTTATGCCAATTTTATCCATTATGTTCAAGGCGTGCCCGTGTTTGTCCAGGTATTTGAGGATGAAGGATTCGTGTTTACCCCGGAAGCCATTGAGGTCAGGATCACTTCGAAAACCAAAGCGATTTTCATCAATTCCCCTTCCAATCCCACCGGAAACGTGATTCCTGAAGACCGGATGAAAGAAATCGTGGCCGTTGCGGAAAAACACGGATTGTATATCATTTCCGATGAAATCTACCATGGACTGGTCTATGAGGGCAAAGAGCATTCCATTCTGGAGTATACGCCCCACGCGTTTGTGCTCAACGGATTTTCCAAACTGTTTGCCATGACCGGCCTGCGCCTGGGATATCTGATTGCGCCGCCGGCATTTGTGCGGGCTTTGCAGGTGCTTCAGCAGAATTTTTTCATCTGTGCCAACTCCGTGACCCAGCTGGCAGGCGTGGCCGCGCTCAAAGAAGCTGAAAACGACACCCGGAAAATGAAAGAAATATACAACCGGCGCCGGTTGTATATGCTGCAACGGCTCAATGACATGGGGCTTGAAGTGAAAGTGCCCCCGACCGGCGCATTTTATATTTTTGTGAACGTGAAGCATATTTCCACGGATTCCTATGCCCTGGCCTTTGATATTCTGGAAAAAGCACATATCGGGGTGACACCGGGCGTTGATTTCGGGGCCAACGGGGAAGGGTATCTGCGGTTTTCCTATGCCAATTCCATGGAAAACCTCACCTTGGGCATGGACCGGATGGCTTCCTATCTTGCGACAGTGTCATGA
- the hisG gene encoding ATP phosphoribosyltransferase has translation MEKILKLGLPKGSLQNATIDLFRRSGWKINVEGRSYFPDIDDDTIECALCRAQEMSINVETGVIDAGLTGLDWIAEHESDVHVVTDLVYSKVSARPARWVVAVANDSPVKTLADLEGATISTELVKFTQRFFKEQNINVTVKFSWGATEAKIVSGLADAIVEITETESTIRAHNLRVIHEVMATNTQLIANKKAWQNPAKKEKIEQIAQLLQGALVADRMVGIKMNVPEKKIAEIVSLLPSLNAPTIASLYQSDWFSVESIIDTRYVRDLIPKLLKQGAEGIIEYPLNKVL, from the coding sequence ATGGAAAAAATACTGAAACTGGGCCTCCCCAAGGGGAGCCTGCAGAATGCGACCATTGACCTGTTCAGAAGATCTGGATGGAAAATCAATGTAGAAGGCAGAAGTTATTTCCCGGATATTGATGATGACACCATTGAATGTGCCCTGTGTCGGGCCCAGGAGATGTCCATCAATGTGGAAACAGGTGTCATCGATGCCGGTCTTACCGGTCTGGACTGGATCGCGGAACATGAATCCGATGTTCATGTGGTGACGGATCTGGTCTATTCCAAGGTCAGTGCCCGGCCGGCCCGGTGGGTGGTGGCGGTGGCCAATGATTCACCGGTCAAGACCCTGGCCGACCTGGAAGGTGCGACCATATCCACGGAACTGGTGAAGTTTACCCAGCGGTTTTTCAAGGAACAGAACATCAATGTCACCGTGAAATTTTCCTGGGGCGCCACCGAGGCCAAAATCGTGTCCGGCTTAGCCGATGCCATTGTGGAGATCACGGAAACCGAAAGTACGATCCGGGCTCACAATCTGCGGGTGATCCATGAGGTCATGGCAACCAACACCCAGCTGATTGCCAACAAAAAAGCCTGGCAGAATCCCGCCAAAAAAGAAAAAATCGAACAGATTGCTCAGCTGCTCCAGGGGGCGCTTGTGGCGGATCGGATGGTGGGGATTAAAATGAATGTGCCGGAAAAGAAAATCGCTGAAATCGTGTCGCTGCTGCCCAGTCTGAATGCGCCCACGATTGCCTCCCTGTATCAGTCTGACTGGTTTTCGGTGGAAAGCATTATCGATACCCGGTATGTCCGGGACCTGATTCCCAAGCTGCTCAAGCAGGGGGCCGAAGGCATTATTGAATATCCTTTAAACAAGGTGTTGTAA
- a CDS encoding elongator complex protein 3 → MTVSPLVIPIFIPHSGCPHQCVFCNQTAITGQKATLPDAARVAEIIDTYLAHSMPRPQVEVAFFGGNFLGLAPGQISDLLESVRPFLNTGVVHGIRFSTRPDTVTKDRLKQIGTFPVSLVELGVQSMDDQVLAQANRGHTRNDTCRAMDLLDSFHMNAGVQIMAGLPGDTREGVIQTAQVLADMHPKTARIYPALVLKNTLLARWYQNGTYQPLTLDQAVDISGRAYGVFNQAGVTVIRMGVHMSDAQMGSILAGPWHPAFGHLVLSRILYRKTIRKIQALGTTMLSGSIQLRIHPSEESRLRGDRNSNLHRMKKKFPGIDFRVWPDPAMAIDQVKIVKIPV, encoded by the coding sequence ATGACCGTTTCTCCTCTGGTCATTCCGATTTTTATTCCGCATTCAGGATGCCCCCACCAATGTGTGTTTTGCAATCAGACCGCCATCACCGGTCAAAAAGCCACTCTGCCGGATGCCGCTCGTGTGGCTGAAATTATTGATACCTATCTGGCCCATTCCATGCCCCGGCCCCAAGTGGAAGTGGCGTTTTTCGGCGGCAATTTTCTGGGACTGGCACCCGGACAGATTTCAGATCTGCTGGAAAGCGTCCGGCCGTTTCTTAACACCGGTGTGGTTCACGGCATCCGTTTTTCCACACGCCCGGATACCGTGACAAAAGACCGGCTAAAACAGATCGGGACATTTCCGGTCAGTCTGGTGGAACTGGGGGTTCAGTCCATGGATGATCAGGTGCTGGCACAGGCCAACCGGGGTCATACCCGAAACGACACCTGCCGGGCCATGGATCTGCTTGACTCCTTCCATATGAACGCCGGGGTCCAGATCATGGCGGGGCTTCCCGGAGACACCCGGGAAGGCGTGATCCAGACCGCACAGGTTCTGGCAGACATGCATCCAAAGACCGCCCGCATCTATCCGGCCCTGGTTTTGAAAAACACGCTGCTGGCCCGATGGTATCAAAACGGCACCTACCAGCCGTTGACCCTGGACCAGGCAGTGGATATTTCCGGCCGGGCATATGGCGTTTTCAATCAAGCCGGCGTGACAGTCATTCGCATGGGGGTTCATATGTCTGATGCACAAATGGGATCGATTCTGGCCGGTCCCTGGCATCCGGCGTTTGGACACCTGGTGCTTTCACGAATTTTATACCGGAAAACAATTCGAAAAATTCAAGCTTTGGGAACAACAATGCTTTCAGGCAGTATTCAGCTGCGGATTCATCCTTCCGAAGAATCCCGATTGCGGGGGGACAGGAACAGCAATTTACACCGGATGAAAAAAAAATTTCCAGGAATTGATTTTCGTGTATGGCCTGATCCGGCCATGGCGATCGATCAGGTGAAAATCGTTAAAATTCCTGTTTGA
- a CDS encoding MFS transporter, translated as MGVGNKKWQVFMLVGVSIFMSTLDSSIVNVALPYIMEDLSSDVRTVQWVVVVYLLTVSSLLLTFGRLSDIRGRRQIYVIGFLVFTVGSFVCGQAWTSGMLVSARILQGIGASMLMACSPALVVDAFPQTERGKALGMMGAVVAAGLTLGPLAGGMILAWFSWRLIFYINIPIGVMAVLAGILVLKDLPGGKGSREPLDKTGSFLLILFLCSLIVTLVRLPDWGVVSLKTGMGLVTAIISGWWFAMNETNTAYPLLDLGLMKIRLFILPLISTAILFASLFLLVFMMPFYLTYPGGFTASKTGVIMIVPFLFLLIISPISGMLADRLGSRLLCTLGMTFMCLSLFFLIFLSPQQGIFAIVWRMALAGIGTAVFVSPNNTAIMGSVPVHQRGIASGATATARTLGMVLGVALAGTIFSAFLTFQGEGMDSYIPAMAPAFMEGFRHVMAAGTILAAIGIAVTFSRGNEKMKKTGQI; from the coding sequence ATGGGAGTTGGGAATAAAAAATGGCAGGTGTTCATGCTGGTGGGGGTTTCGATTTTCATGTCCACCCTGGACTCCAGTATTGTGAATGTGGCATTGCCTTATATTATGGAAGATCTGTCTTCTGATGTGAGAACCGTGCAATGGGTGGTGGTGGTGTATCTGCTTACCGTGTCTTCCCTGCTGCTGACATTCGGCAGACTGTCGGACATCCGGGGGCGCCGCCAGATTTATGTGATCGGGTTTCTGGTATTCACGGTGGGATCGTTTGTGTGCGGGCAGGCATGGACATCCGGAATGCTGGTGAGCGCCAGGATCCTTCAGGGGATCGGTGCATCCATGCTCATGGCCTGTTCTCCGGCCCTGGTGGTGGATGCTTTTCCCCAGACAGAACGGGGAAAAGCACTGGGTATGATGGGGGCGGTGGTGGCCGCAGGTCTGACACTGGGGCCTCTGGCCGGCGGGATGATACTGGCCTGGTTTTCCTGGCGCTTGATTTTTTATATCAATATTCCCATCGGGGTGATGGCGGTGCTCGCCGGTATTCTGGTGCTCAAGGATCTGCCCGGTGGTAAGGGAAGCCGGGAGCCTCTGGACAAAACCGGGAGTTTTTTGCTGATTTTGTTTTTGTGCAGCCTGATTGTGACCCTGGTAAGGCTTCCGGACTGGGGCGTGGTGTCTTTGAAAACCGGGATGGGATTGGTGACCGCCATCATCAGTGGATGGTGGTTTGCCATGAATGAAACAAACACCGCCTATCCGCTGCTGGATCTGGGATTGATGAAGATCCGGCTGTTCATTCTCCCTCTGATATCAACGGCCATTCTTTTTGCCAGTTTGTTTCTCCTGGTTTTCATGATGCCGTTCTATCTCACGTATCCCGGTGGATTTACCGCCTCAAAAACCGGGGTTATCATGATTGTTCCATTCTTGTTTTTATTGATCATTTCGCCCATATCCGGGATGCTGGCGGATCGGCTCGGATCCCGGCTTTTGTGTACGCTGGGCATGACATTCATGTGCCTGTCTTTGTTTTTTCTGATTTTTCTGTCTCCACAACAGGGGATATTTGCCATTGTCTGGCGCATGGCTCTGGCGGGTATCGGTACGGCGGTGTTTGTATCTCCCAACAATACCGCCATTATGGGATCGGTGCCCGTGCATCAGCGGGGTATTGCCTCGGGCGCAACAGCAACGGCCAGAACCCTGGGCATGGTTTTGGGGGTGGCGCTGGCCGGAACGATATTTTCAGCTTTTCTGACGTTTCAAGGAGAGGGCATGGACAGTTACATTCCTGCCATGGCACCGGCATTCATGGAAGGATTCAGGCATGTGATGGCAGCCGGTACGATCCTGGCTGCCATCGGCATTGCAGTGACATTTTCCCGGGGAAACGAGAAAATGAAAAAAACGGGTCAGATCTGA
- a CDS encoding HNH endonuclease: MEPDFFMDDTRLKKERAKARKIRNSQWWKRKRANGICHYCGLKFLPAELTMDHLIPLVRGGRSEKFNLVPCCKNCNSQKQQMLPWEWDVYLDRLKP, translated from the coding sequence ATGGAACCGGATTTTTTCATGGATGATACCCGGTTAAAAAAAGAACGGGCCAAAGCCAGAAAAATCAGAAACAGTCAATGGTGGAAACGCAAACGTGCCAACGGTATCTGCCATTATTGCGGACTAAAATTTCTGCCGGCAGAGTTGACCATGGATCATCTGATCCCGCTGGTTCGGGGAGGGCGGTCGGAAAAGTTCAATCTGGTCCCCTGTTGTAAAAACTGTAATTCCCAGAAACAGCAGATGCTGCCCTGGGAATGGGATGTGTATTTAGACCGGCTCAAGCCGTAA
- the dusB gene encoding tRNA dihydrouridine synthase DusB, which produces MTRQPTDSVSAAGMPSGSPALKIGPLHIQGKTLLAPLAGITNLPFRCLIKECGAGVVCSEMISAKGLFYNSEKTLALLATCPKERPLSVQIFGAEPDIMARAAAEISQMGIADILDINFGCSVKKVLKQGAGAALMNHLPMSQKILEAVRRATPLPLTIKIRSGWDASGSQAFAMADMAEKEGVDAVVFHPRTATQGFKGHADWDLIRRIKQQTALPVIGNGDILTPSDALTMLNQTGCDAVMIGRGAMTNPFLLGQVEALITQGISLPVTVSDIFRKMVRLIQLYVSHFGETTACRMLRGRLPWFVKGMPGCTEIRKLLSRITSSEQAIELIQNYEYRLSL; this is translated from the coding sequence ATGACCCGACAACCGACTGACAGTGTCTCCGCAGCAGGAATGCCATCCGGTTCTCCGGCATTGAAAATCGGACCGTTACACATTCAGGGGAAAACCTTACTGGCACCTCTGGCCGGCATCACCAATCTGCCGTTTCGATGCCTGATCAAAGAGTGCGGCGCCGGGGTGGTGTGTTCGGAAATGATCAGTGCCAAAGGTCTTTTTTACAATTCGGAAAAAACCCTTGCTCTGCTGGCAACCTGCCCAAAAGAGCGGCCATTGTCCGTTCAGATTTTCGGGGCCGAACCCGACATCATGGCCCGGGCTGCCGCAGAGATCAGCCAAATGGGAATCGCAGACATCCTTGACATCAATTTCGGGTGCAGTGTCAAAAAAGTGCTCAAGCAAGGGGCCGGAGCCGCTTTGATGAACCATCTGCCCATGAGTCAAAAAATCCTTGAAGCAGTCCGGCGGGCCACACCTCTGCCTTTAACCATAAAAATCCGATCCGGATGGGATGCTTCCGGTTCCCAGGCATTTGCCATGGCTGACATGGCTGAAAAAGAAGGGGTGGATGCGGTTGTCTTTCATCCCCGCACTGCCACACAGGGCTTCAAAGGCCATGCCGACTGGGACCTGATCCGGCGAATAAAACAACAAACCGCTTTGCCGGTGATCGGCAACGGCGATATCCTTACCCCATCAGATGCATTAACCATGCTGAACCAGACCGGGTGTGACGCCGTCATGATCGGCCGGGGCGCCATGACCAATCCGTTTCTTCTCGGGCAGGTGGAAGCGCTGATCACACAAGGTATCAGCCTTCCGGTCACTGTGTCGGATATCTTCAGAAAAATGGTGCGGCTCATCCAGTTGTATGTCAGCCATTTTGGAGAGACAACCGCCTGCCGCATGCTTCGGGGCCGGCTTCCCTGGTTCGTCAAAGGGATGCCCGGATGTACTGAAATCCGAAAATTACTGTCCCGGATAACGTCCAGCGAACAAGCCATTGAACTGATCCAAAATTATGAATATCGCCTCAGTTTGTAA
- the hisI gene encoding phosphoribosyl-AMP cyclohydrolase: MIQLDFEKSGGLIPVIAQDIQTGEVLMLAYMNQAAFDQTLKTKKATYYSRSRKKLWTKGETSGHVQHVKEIRVDCDLDTLVIKVEQAGGAACHKGYKSCFFRMVTDNGLKIVGDPVFDPEKVYK; encoded by the coding sequence ATGATTCAGCTTGATTTTGAGAAATCCGGCGGGTTGATTCCTGTCATCGCCCAGGATATACAGACCGGTGAGGTGCTGATGCTGGCCTATATGAATCAGGCGGCATTTGACCAGACCCTGAAAACGAAAAAAGCCACTTATTACAGCCGTTCCCGTAAAAAATTATGGACAAAAGGAGAGACATCCGGCCATGTACAGCATGTGAAGGAGATTCGGGTGGATTGTGATCTGGACACCCTGGTGATCAAGGTGGAGCAGGCAGGCGGCGCTGCCTGCCATAAAGGGTATAAAAGCTGTTTTTTCAGAATGGTGACCGACAATGGACTCAAAATTGTGGGGGACCCGGTGTTTGATCCCGAAAAGGTATATAAATGA
- a CDS encoding universal stress protein has protein sequence MTRKVQNILFASDLSVDMKPVFEQAVTMATYTGANLIVLHVMEEASPSAQRQVKMAFGENLYKEIRAKHKSGAQDLLIGKNVDALRIRQAIAGFFEDHEKVSADAVSPIKKILVAESHSIADEIVSSAVDEDCAFIVMGCRQQGLVAQAMGDKLVRKVLKRSSVPVFVVPRDRE, from the coding sequence ATGACCAGAAAAGTCCAGAATATTCTTTTTGCCTCCGACCTGTCCGTGGACATGAAACCGGTTTTTGAACAAGCCGTTACCATGGCCACCTACACCGGCGCCAACCTGATCGTTCTTCACGTGATGGAAGAAGCCAGCCCGTCTGCTCAACGACAGGTGAAAATGGCATTTGGTGAAAACCTTTACAAAGAAATCAGAGCCAAGCACAAATCCGGTGCCCAGGATCTTCTGATCGGCAAAAATGTGGATGCCTTGAGGATCCGCCAGGCCATTGCCGGATTTTTTGAAGACCATGAAAAAGTGTCGGCGGATGCGGTCTCTCCCATCAAAAAAATTCTGGTGGCAGAAAGCCATTCCATTGCCGATGAAATTGTTTCCTCTGCCGTGGACGAAGACTGTGCGTTCATCGTCATGGGGTGCAGACAACAAGGACTGGTGGCACAAGCCATGGGAGACAAACTGGTTCGCAAAGTATTGAAACGGTCCTCTGTGCCCGTGTTCGTGGTTCCCCGGGACAGGGAATAA
- the yihA gene encoding ribosome biogenesis GTP-binding protein YihA/YsxC: protein MKIRDVQFVKSAVKPDQYPEYTVPEIAFAGRSNVGKSSMINTLIQRKDLVKTSSRPGCTQLINFFLINDDLSFVDLPGYGYAKVSKKIRAAWQPMVETYLSNRPNLLGLVLIIDIRRDPQEEERNLAQWLISHHMPFLVVLTKADKLSKTQQQKRAAAISSQMNRNTSEVILFSAKTRVGREIILDEIANLITWYEPGEEETD, encoded by the coding sequence ATGAAGATCCGTGACGTCCAGTTTGTGAAAAGTGCGGTAAAGCCGGATCAGTATCCAGAGTATACAGTGCCTGAAATCGCATTTGCCGGACGGTCCAATGTGGGGAAAAGTTCCATGATCAATACCCTGATCCAGCGAAAAGATCTGGTAAAGACCAGTTCCCGGCCGGGGTGCACTCAGCTGATCAATTTTTTTCTGATCAACGACGACCTGTCTTTTGTGGATCTTCCCGGATATGGATATGCCAAGGTATCCAAAAAAATTCGTGCGGCCTGGCAGCCCATGGTGGAAACCTATCTGTCCAACCGTCCCAATCTGCTGGGCCTGGTGCTGATCATCGATATCCGCCGGGACCCCCAAGAAGAGGAACGGAATCTGGCCCAGTGGCTGATATCCCATCATATGCCGTTTCTGGTGGTGCTCACCAAAGCGGACAAACTGTCCAAAACCCAGCAGCAGAAACGGGCCGCTGCCATCAGTTCTCAGATGAACAGAAACACCAGCGAAGTGATCCTGTTTTCCGCCAAAACCCGGGTGGGCCGGGAAATCATACTGGATGAAATCGCAAATCTGATCACATGGTATGAGCCCGGCGAAGAGGAGACCGACTGA
- the era gene encoding GTPase Era yields MQKEFRSGFAAIIGAPNAGKSTLLNQVLGQKISITSKKPQTTRDRILGIINRPESQIVFVDTPGIHKSGTLLNQRIVDQALQAVEDVDLVLFMVDAASCNHAAENMIVARLKQVRKPVLLVLNKIDVAGKQTVFERTKAMTPVFEFAAVVPISARQNIQVDRLMDEVENQLPAGPRLFPEDTFTDVTEKFLVKEIIREKVFRLTGMEIPYSSAVTVDAFEVEKNLIVIHASIHVVRDSQKGIIIGKKGAMLSAIGTRARKDIEKMLGKKVLLKLFVKVTKDWVSNQRILNEFGY; encoded by the coding sequence ATGCAAAAAGAATTCCGGTCCGGTTTTGCAGCCATTATTGGTGCGCCCAATGCCGGGAAATCCACGTTATTGAATCAGGTGCTGGGGCAGAAAATTTCCATCACCTCCAAAAAACCCCAGACCACCCGGGATCGGATTCTGGGTATTATAAACCGTCCTGAATCCCAGATTGTGTTTGTGGACACACCGGGCATTCACAAAAGCGGTACCCTGCTCAATCAGCGGATCGTGGATCAGGCATTGCAGGCGGTGGAAGATGTGGATCTGGTATTGTTCATGGTGGATGCGGCCTCGTGTAATCATGCGGCTGAAAATATGATTGTCGCCCGGCTCAAGCAGGTTCGAAAACCCGTGCTTCTGGTTTTAAACAAGATCGATGTGGCTGGAAAGCAAACCGTGTTTGAACGGACGAAAGCCATGACGCCGGTGTTTGAATTTGCGGCAGTGGTTCCCATCTCCGCCCGGCAGAACATTCAGGTGGACCGGTTGATGGATGAAGTGGAAAATCAGCTTCCAGCAGGCCCCCGGCTGTTTCCGGAAGATACTTTCACCGATGTCACGGAAAAATTTCTGGTCAAAGAGATCATCAGGGAAAAGGTGTTCCGGCTCACCGGCATGGAAATTCCCTATTCATCTGCAGTGACCGTGGACGCCTTTGAAGTGGAAAAAAACCTTATTGTGATTCATGCCAGTATCCATGTGGTACGAGATTCCCAGAAAGGAATCATTATCGGAAAAAAAGGGGCCATGCTGTCTGCCATCGGTACCCGGGCCAGAAAAGATATCGAAAAAATGCTGGGGAAAAAAGTGCTGCTCAAGCTGTTTGTGAAAGTCACCAAAGACTGGGTGAGCAATCAGCGAATACTCAACGAATTCGGGTATTGA